The sequence below is a genomic window from Arcobacter sp. CECT 8983.
GTACATTACCCCAGCTATAACTTCATGCTCTTGTCCTCCAAGTTCAAATGGAATAGAAGTATAAATATCAATATTATCTTGTTCCCTTTCAAAATCACCTAAATAACCACTTCCAGAAAGTCCTAATCCCGTGTTTTTATCTAAGCTTCCATAAGCATATGAAAGTTTAAGATCTGCATTATTTTCTGTTTTTGAATAGCCTGTATATACTTTAATATCATTTTTAAAATAGTGTTCTAATTCAATAAAATAGTTTTTATTTTCAGAAGCCCAATAACTCCATTTTGGAGCTGTTGTTTTAGAAGAATCCCAATTGGTTTTTGTTCCATCTGAAAATTTAGAAGGTAAACCTCCCCACATACTACCTCTTGGGTCATTATCTTGATAACTTGCTCCAAAAGAAAGTTTTGTACTATCAGTTAAATCAGCTTCAACAATTCCATAAAATACTTTTTTCTCTTTTTCATAATAGTCTTCAAAAGACTCTTTATCTTCTAAACTTGCAGCAAATCTTGCTCTAATTTTTCCATCATCTGTAAGTGGTGTAGAGATATCAACATTACCTTTATATTTATTCCAACTACCACCTTCAATACTTATATTACCAGTTAGCTCTTTACTATTTGCTCTTTTTTTGATTAAATTAATAGCTGCGGAAGGATCCCCTGCTCCACTAATTAAACCATTGGCACCTCTTACAACTTCCACTCTATCGTAAATTGTTAAATCTTGTTGAGATTCCCCTGTACTGTATCCAGAATTCCAACTTGTTGTAATTCCATCAATTTGGTAATTATTTATATTAAAACCTCTTGCTGAAAAAGATTGTCTTTCACTATCTGATCTATTTACAGATAATCCAGTTACACTATTAACTACATCTGCAATAGATTCTAAACCTCTGTCTTTTATTTGTTCATTGGTTATAACACTTACAGACTGAGGCGTATGTTTAGGTGATAGATTTAATCGTGTAGCACTCTTCATAGAATCAATTGTATATGAACCAGTTGATTCTGTGTCACTTGAACTTACTATATTAACTGTTCCAAGAGATGTTTTATCTTTTTCATTTTCAGCTGCGAATACTGAACTATGGATTAAGAAGGCTGTACAAAGAGACAAACCTAATATTCTTTTATTGCTTGTTTTCAAAATATTTCCTTTTTGATAGTAATTATTAAAATTAAGATAAGCGAATTATTTCTTAATTATTCTTAGAAGAAAATTGTAAAATATCCAAACATGATAAGAAGAGAATAATATTTACAAATATTAATTATCTTGTATATACTAAGAAAAGGACATAGCCCTTCTCTTAATATTTAGAATGTATATTTTAGATTAATTGTTGCATTTCTAGGTGCCCCATAATTTGATTGCCCCCATTGTGCAGTTAGTTTATATTCTTCGTCTGTAATATTATTTATATTTAAATTTATACTTAAATTTTTTGTAGCTTTATATCTTGCAAAAGTATTAATTAAAGCATAACTGTCTTGAGCCTCATTATCTCCTGAATAAATTTCACTTTGCCATCTTAATGAAGCACCTACTCTTAAAGGTGCTGAAGAAAGTTGATATGCACTTGATAATTTAAACTCTTTTTTAGGGATATATCTTCTTGCTTTATTTCCATCTTCATCTTTAATATTTATATATGTGTATCCCATACTTAAATTCAAGCCTTCAGAAACTTCACCTGCTAATTCAAGTTCAAAACCATCACTTTCTACTGAAATTCCTTTATATATATTTAATCCTGTTGCATGTTGACTTACATATTCCCCTAAATTTTCTTGTTCCGATTTGAAGTATGATAAAGATAAAATTGCATTTCCATCATTTAACTCTTGTTTTATTCCTGCTTCAAAACTTTTTCCTTCAACTGCACCTAAAGGACTTAAACTCTCATTTACATAACTTTGAGAATTGAATACTTCACTATAACTTGAAAATAACATAGTTCCTGGAATTACTTCATAAGCTGCACCTATATAAGAGGCTACTTCATTTTCATCTACTTCTTGAGAAGCACCATATGAAATGCCATCTTGCCTAATATCAATTGCTCTAGCCCCTAATAAAATAGATAAGTTATCTAATATATTTAATCTAGAAGAAATATAATATGCTGTTTGTTTTTCATTTGTATCTGTACTACTTTTTTTTGGGTCGTGTTTATAGAAAGTAGGTTTAGGAGTATTTCCACTCATCCAATCTCCACCTATAGGAAAATAAGTTCCTCCAGTTGATGGGTATATTGATTTAGCTGTTGTATCAATATCTGCATGATTTACCCCAAAAACAACTTTATGTTCTTTGCCAAAAGCTTTAAAATATCCAGAAGCAAAAACATCTATTACATCTACTTCTTTTTCTTCTTCATATCTAGAAGCAAGAGAAGACAATCCTGTATTTGTTCCTTTATTTGGATTTCCATCTAAATAAAACCAATCCCAATCAGTTTCTAATTTATTATGAGAATAAATTGCTTTTGCTAACCAGTTTGTTGTAATATCTTGTTCTATTTCAAGAAATGTTTTAGAAAGAGTTAACTCTTTTCTTGCCCAATCTGGTGCTGTATTTGTTGACACATCATAATCTGTCTTTGTGCCATCACTATAAAATAGTGGTAAGGCTCCAGAAGAAATACCTTTATTATCATTATCATTAATACTATGTCCAAATGTTACTTTAGTTGTATCTGTAAGATCACTGGTTAAAACACCATAAAAAGAAGTAATATCACTTGAGTATCTATCTAAATATGAGTCTCCTTTTTGTTTTGCAATAACAAATCTTCCTTTTAATTTATCATCAATTATTGTTCCAGAAACATCACCTTCTATTCTTTTTTGATTCCAACTACCATATGAAGTTGAGATATAAGCCTTAGTTTCATCTGTTGGTTTTTTTCTAACAAAGTTTACTGTTGCAGAAGGATTTGATAAAGAACTAATAATGCTTGTGGCTCCTTTTACAACTTCAACTTGCTCATAAGCTGACATATCTTCAATTCCATGGAAGGTTCCACTTGTAGGAACACCCACACCATCATATTGAAAGTTGACAATATTAAATCCTCTAGCATTATAATAGGTACGATCAGTTTCTGTTCTTTCAACTCTTACTCCAGAAACTTGTTCAAGAGCGCTTGCTGTGTCTGTTAAATTATAATCATCAATTTGTATATCAGATACCACTGATACAGCTTGTGGTGTTTCAAATATTGTCATATCTAGTTTTGTTGCAGATGTTGTTTTCTCTTGTTCTCCATAAATCATTACAGAGTCTAAAGTATTAAGATTATTTTTCTTTACTTCTGTTTCCTTTGCTAACACTTGAGTTTGTAAAATAAGTGCAGTTAAAAGAGATAACTTAGTTAACCTACTTCTTGTTATTTTCATCTATTTCCTTTATGATATTAATTATTAAAATTAAGATATGCGAATTATTTCTTATTTATTCTTATAGATATATTACAAAGTAGCTGGACATGATAAGTAAATAATAATATTAAATAAACTGTTTTACACACATGTTTTCCACATTTTTTTTTATTAAAATTCAATATGGAAAATTATGATATAGATAATAATTATTATTTAAGAAGTAGAAAGATGGACATTGCAACTATAGAAAATATTTGTAAATGTTTTAGTGACGACTTAACAGCAAGTGAAGCATCACAAAAAGTTAATATTAGTAGAGTAACTATAAATAAGTACTACAAAAAACTTAGAACTTTCATTACTAACAAACAAGAAAAAGCAAACAAAAATAAACCAAGATATTTTTATTTAAAATACTTTGTACTAAATAAAAACTACATATTCTACATAGAATATAACAATGAAATAGTCTTATTAAAAGAGTTTGATCTTAAAATTGATGATGAAGTAAAAAATAGTCTAATAAGAAATAGAAAAATAAATTGTGCTAAATTGCTATTAAAAGAAAACAATAATAAATATATTGTCTTAGGATATATGAGTACAAAAAATAGATTAAATGATTTTATTAATAGTAGATTAAAAAAATTTAGAGGAATAAATAAAACAAATATTGAAACTCATATAAAAGAATCAATCTTTAGATTTAACAACTCTAACTCTTCTGTATTCACAAATCTAACTACAATTTTTCTATAGTATAATTTCACAAGTTATTTATGTAACTTTTGTATAAGTTTAATTTTATATTTAAATGATTATAATTCTCAAAATTAATACTAAAAGGGTAAAAATGAATAAACTATTTAATACTATTTTATTTTCATTAATCTTTTCAACTTCACTATTCTCAAATGAGATAGATAAGTCATTAGAAGTAATTGAAAAGACAAATAACAAATTAAAAAATTATCAAAATAAAATAGATAATGAAGAGTATCAAAGAGAAGAACTTCTTAGTAAATATAAGTACACAAACGCTGAGTTAAAAAGCACTAAAGTATATAATGAACAACTTAGAAAAATTCTTCAATCACAAAAAGAAGAGCTAGTAAATATTGATCAACAAATTGTTGATATTGAAAATACACAAAAAAATATTTTCCCTCTTATGCTAAATATGGTTGATAGTCTAAAGAAATTAGTTCAAATGGATACTCCATTCTTACTTGAAGAAAGAACAGACAGAATCAATAGACTTGAAAAAAGCCTTGACAAAGCAGATATTAAAACAGCTGAAAAATATAGAATTATTTTAGAAGCTTTTAAAATAGAGTATGACTATGCAAATAGTATTGAAACATATCAAGACAAAATAAATGACACTACGTATGACTTCTTAAGACTTGGTAGAACAGCATTATATTATCAAAGTTTAGATTTAAAAAATTATGGATATTGGAATAATGAAACTAAATCTTGGGTTGAAATTGATAATTCAGAGGCAAAAGCAAATATCAGAAAAGGTATTAAAATTGCTAAAAAACATCAAAATGTTGATTTCTTAAATCTACCATTTTTAAGTCAAAAGGATAATTAATGATTAAATATATTTTAGCAACACTTTTAATTATAAATTCAAGTTTCGCTCTTGATTTAGAAAACCTATTAAATAGCGTAAAGCAAACATCAAATAAAGAAATTATTGAAGAAAAACAAAGATTAAAAGAGTTTATTGAGAATAAAAACCAGCAAAAAGCACTTTTACTTCAAGTACAAAAAGATTTAAGAATAGAAAATAATGAAACTAAAAGGTTAAAAAAACTTATTGAAGCAAATGAAGAAGTTTTAACTGTAAAAGAAGCAGAATTAAATGTAAAAATTGGTGATTTAGGAGAGATGTTTGGAAGTGTAAGACAAACTTCTGCTGACTTTTTAACAAACTACCAAAGAAGTTTTACAGCATCACAATTTCCACAAAAAGAAGAGATTTTTACAAAATTCTCTAATTCTAAAAAATTACCAACTATTGAAGAGTTAACTTCATTTTGGCACGCAATGTTAGATGAAATTATCCAAAGTGGAAAAGTAGCAACTTATAAAGCAAATGTTATTTTACAAAATGGTGAAAGAAATAATCAAGATGTTACTAGAATTGGTGTATTTTCTGCTTTTTCAGATGGAAACTTCTTAAAATATTCAAATGATATAAACTCGCTAATTGAACTATCAACACAACCTTCATCAGCATATATTTCAGATGCAAAAGAGTTTGAAGAAAGTTCAAATGAGATAAAAACAGCATTAATAGATCCAACAAGAGGAACACTATTTGAAATGCTTGGAAATAATCCTACTATCATGGATAGAATCAACCAAGGTGGAATTGTAGGATATATTATTATTTTACTTGGTGTTTTAGGTTTATTATTTG
It includes:
- a CDS encoding TonB-dependent siderophore receptor, which codes for MKTSNKRILGLSLCTAFLIHSSVFAAENEKDKTSLGTVNIVSSSDTESTGSYTIDSMKSATRLNLSPKHTPQSVSVITNEQIKDRGLESIADVVNSVTGLSVNRSDSERQSFSARGFNINNYQIDGITTSWNSGYSTGESQQDLTIYDRVEVVRGANGLISGAGDPSAAINLIKKRANSKELTGNISIEGGSWNKYKGNVDISTPLTDDGKIRARFAASLEDKESFEDYYEKEKKVFYGIVEADLTDSTKLSFGASYQDNDPRGSMWGGLPSKFSDGTKTNWDSSKTTAPKWSYWASENKNYFIELEHYFKNDIKVYTGYSKTENNADLKLSYAYGSLDKNTGLGLSGSGYLGDFEREQDNIDIYTSIPFELGGQEHEVIAGVMYSKQNSEGYSASASVGSLGNFFEWDGNIAEPNFGKKDLKLDSETKQLGAYLAGRFSIGDSVKLIAGARITDYEKEEKVADLHYEHDNILTPYIGLVYDITDDYSIYASYTDIFKPQDERDSSGGFLDPIEGKSYETGIKAEFFDDKLDASFSVFRIEQDKLAQNDPSGVFVPGTTSVASVEAEGTTSRGFEIEINGEITENWNLSAGYAQFIAKDADKNDVNPNQARKTFKLFTKYELDKLSLGAGLNWQTSTENSGVYQEAYTIVDAMAKYRFNKNLSAQLNINNVFDEEYYSNVGFYSQVAIGAPRSAMLSLKYSF
- a CDS encoding TonB-dependent siderophore receptor; translation: MKITRSRLTKLSLLTALILQTQVLAKETEVKKNNLNTLDSVMIYGEQEKTTSATKLDMTIFETPQAVSVVSDIQIDDYNLTDTASALEQVSGVRVERTETDRTYYNARGFNIVNFQYDGVGVPTSGTFHGIEDMSAYEQVEVVKGATSIISSLSNPSATVNFVRKKPTDETKAYISTSYGSWNQKRIEGDVSGTIIDDKLKGRFVIAKQKGDSYLDRYSSDITSFYGVLTSDLTDTTKVTFGHSINDNDNKGISSGALPLFYSDGTKTDYDVSTNTAPDWARKELTLSKTFLEIEQDITTNWLAKAIYSHNKLETDWDWFYLDGNPNKGTNTGLSSLASRYEEEKEVDVIDVFASGYFKAFGKEHKVVFGVNHADIDTTAKSIYPSTGGTYFPIGGDWMSGNTPKPTFYKHDPKKSSTDTNEKQTAYYISSRLNILDNLSILLGARAIDIRQDGISYGASQEVDENEVASYIGAAYEVIPGTMLFSSYSEVFNSQSYVNESLSPLGAVEGKSFEAGIKQELNDGNAILSLSYFKSEQENLGEYVSQHATGLNIYKGISVESDGFELELAGEVSEGLNLSMGYTYINIKDEDGNKARRYIPKKEFKLSSAYQLSSAPLRVGASLRWQSEIYSGDNEAQDSYALINTFARYKATKNLSINLNINNITDEEYKLTAQWGQSNYGAPRNATINLKYTF
- a CDS encoding DUF3450 domain-containing protein, whose translation is MNKLFNTILFSLIFSTSLFSNEIDKSLEVIEKTNNKLKNYQNKIDNEEYQREELLSKYKYTNAELKSTKVYNEQLRKILQSQKEELVNIDQQIVDIENTQKNIFPLMLNMVDSLKKLVQMDTPFLLEERTDRINRLEKSLDKADIKTAEKYRIILEAFKIEYDYANSIETYQDKINDTTYDFLRLGRTALYYQSLDLKNYGYWNNETKSWVEIDNSEAKANIRKGIKIAKKHQNVDFLNLPFLSQKDN
- a CDS encoding MotA/TolQ/ExbB proton channel family protein, giving the protein MIKYILATLLIINSSFALDLENLLNSVKQTSNKEIIEEKQRLKEFIENKNQQKALLLQVQKDLRIENNETKRLKKLIEANEEVLTVKEAELNVKIGDLGEMFGSVRQTSADFLTNYQRSFTASQFPQKEEIFTKFSNSKKLPTIEELTSFWHAMLDEIIQSGKVATYKANVILQNGERNNQDVTRIGVFSAFSDGNFLKYSNDINSLIELSTQPSSAYISDAKEFEESSNEIKTALIDPTRGTLFEMLGNNPTIMDRINQGGIVGYIIILLGVLGLLFAAYKIVFLNLIHKKIKKQQKNLENYDDSNSLGKIAGVFYKNVNNSINDLEIKIGEAILKETNHIKKGQSFVKLLAAVTPLLGLLGTVTGMIATFQAITLFGTGDPKLMAGGISTALITTVLGLVTAIPLLFAYTYISSKAEAIVSVLEEQSIGMLAKTLK